A window of the Cololabis saira isolate AMF1-May2022 chromosome 19, fColSai1.1, whole genome shotgun sequence genome harbors these coding sequences:
- the LOC133419890 gene encoding NACHT, LRR and PYD domains-containing protein 3-like, producing MKQEELAERLQSSTFSEVCRKRLKFRLKKKCQCVSEGIIKAGNPTLLKQIYTELYITEGGTGEVNNEHEVRQIEAASRKPDRADTTIRHEDIFKLPPGRVEPIRTVMTKGVAGIGKTVLTQKFTLDWAEGANQDIQLLLPFTFRELNVLKDRKFSLVELVHHFFTETREMCIFEEFQVVFIFDGLDESRLPLDFHNNEVLTDVTESTSVDVLLTNLIRGNLLPSARLWITTRPAAANQIPPECVSMVTEVRGFTDPQKEEYFRKRFREEDQTSRIISHIKTSRSIHIMCHIPVFCWITATVLEKVLEAREGGELPKTLTEMYVHFLVVQAKLKKVKYDGGAETDPHWSPESRKMVESLGKLAFEQLQKGNLIFYEPDLRECGINVREASVYSGVFTQIFREESSLYQDRVFCFVHLSVQEFLAALHVHLTFIKSGVNLLEEQRKTETQLYQSAVDKALQSPNGHLDLFLRFLLGLSLETNQNLLRGLLETKQRAQKNQPTVKYIKKKISKDLSAEKSINLFHCLNELNAGSLVEEVQRSLRSGHLSTDKLSPGQLSALGFILLSSEDLEVFDLKKYSASEKVLRRLLPVVKASKKVVLIGCNLSEDICADLSSVLSSQSSSLTELDLSNNDLQDSGLKKLCPGLESPHCHLESLRLSSCNLSEDICADLSSVLSSQSSSLTELDLSNNDLQDSGLKKLCPGLESPHCHLESIRLSGCNLSEDICADLSSVLSSQSSSLTELDLSNNHLQDSGLKKLCPGLESPHCHLESLRLSGCNLSEDICADLSSVLSSQSSSLTELDLSNNHLQDSGLKKLCPGLESPHCHLESLRLSGCLISEEGCASLVSALSSNPSHLRELDLSYNHPGESAGKLLSAGLEDPRWRLDTLRVEPAGQRWLTPGLRKYSCQLTIDTNTVHNNIKLSDNNRKMMFVKEDQSYPDHPDRFDVYPQLLCREVLTGRCYWEVQRRGTVSVSVSYRKISRKGNSYDCVVGLNDHSWSLDCSDAGQYDVYHNKRDTSSSSSSVSDRVAVYVDVPAGTLSFYSVSSDRLIHLHTFNTTFTEPLYPGFRFWFWPGSGASVSLC from the exons atgaagcaggaggagctggctgagcgtctgcagagca GTACTTTTTCTGAAGTTTGTAGAAAGCGGCTGAAGTTTAGGCTGAAGAAGAAGTGCCAGTGTGTGTCTGAGGGGATTattaaagcaggaaacccaacccttctgaagcagatctacacagagctctacatcacagagggagggactggagaggtcaacaatgaacatgaagtcagacagattgaagcagcatccaggaaaccagacagaGCAGACACAACCATCAGACacgaagacatctttaaactcccacctggaagagttgaaccaatcagaacagtgatgacgaagggagtggccggcatcgggaaaacagtcctaacacagaagttcactctggactgggctgaaggagccaaccaggacatccagttactgcttccattcaccttcagagagctgaatgtgctgaaagacagaaagttcagcttggtggaacttgttcatcacttcttcactgaaaccagagaaatGTGCATCTTTGAAGAattccaggtcgtgttcatctttgacggtctggatgagagtcgacttcctctggacttccacaacaatgaggtcctgactgatgttacggagtccacctcagtggatgtgctgctgacaaacctcatcagggggaacctgcttccgtctgctcgtctctggatcaccacacgacccgcagcagccaatcagatccctcctgagtgtgtctccatggtgaccgaggtcagagggttcactgacccacagaaggaggaatacttcaggaagaggttcagagaagaggaccagaccagcaggatcatctcccacatcaagacatcacggagcatccacatcatgtgccacatcccagtcttctgctggatcactgctacggtcctggagaaagtcctggaagccagagagggaggggagctgcccaagaccctgactgagatgtacgtccacttcctggtggtgcaggccaaactgaagaaggtcaagtatgatggaggagctgagacggatccacactggagtccagagagcaggaagatggtggagtctctgggaaaactggcttttgagcagctgcagaaaggaaacctgatcttctatgaaccagacctgagagagtgtggcatcaatgtcagagaggcttcagtgtactcaggagttttcacccagatctttagagaggagagcagcctgtaccaggaccgGGTCTTCTGCTTCGtccatctgagtgttcaggagtttctggctgctcttcatgtccatctgaccttcatcaagtctggagtcaacctgctggaggaacaaagaaagACAGAGACTCAGCTCTATCagagtgctgtggacaaggccttacagagtccaaacggacacctggacttgttcctccgcttcctcctgggtctttcactggagaccaatcagaacctcctacgaggtctgctggaaacaaaacaaagggcACAGAAAAATCAGCCAACAGttaaatacatcaagaagaagatcagtaaggatctgtctgcagagaaaagcatcaaccttttccactgtctgaatgaactgaacgctggttctctggtggaggaggtccaacggTCCCTGAGGTCAGGACAtctctccacagataaactgtctcctgGTCAGTTGTCGGCTCTGggcttcatcttactgtcatcagaagatctggaggtgtttgacctgaagaaatactcagcttcagagaaggttctacggaggctgctgccggtggtcaaagcctccaagaaagttgt gttgattggttgtaacctctcagaggacatctgtgcagatctgtcctcagttctcagctctcagtcctccagtctgacagaactggacctgagtaacaacgacctgcaggattcaggactgaagaagctgtgtcctggactggagagtccacactgtcacctggagtctctcag gttgagtagttgtaacctctcagaggacatctgtgcagatctgtcctcagttctcagctctcagtcctccagtctgacagaactggacctgagtaacaacgacctgcaagattcaggactgaagaagctgtgtcctggactggagagtccacactgtcacctggagtctatcag gttgagtggttgtaacctttcagaggacatctgtgcagatctgtcctcagttctcagctctcagtcctccagtctgacagaactggacctgagtaacaaccacctgcaggattcaggactgaagaagctgtgtcctggactggagagtccacactgtcacctggagtctctcag gttgagtggttgtaacctctcagaggacatctgtgcagatctgtcctcagttctcagctctcagtcctccagtctgacagaactggacctgagtaacaaccacctgcaggattcaggactgaagaagctgtgtcctggactggagagtccacactgtcacctggagtctctcag gctgtcaggctgtctgatctccgaggaaggctgtgcttctctggtctcagctctgagctccaacccctcccacctgagagagctggacctgagctacaaccatccaggagagtcagcagggaagcttttgtctgctggactggaggatccccgctggagactggacactctcag ggtggagcctgctggacaacgatggttgacaccaggtctgaggaagt attcctgtcaactcaccatcgacacaaacacagtccacaacaacatcaaactgtctgacaacaacaggaagatgatgtttgtgaaggaggatcagtcatatcctgatcatccagacaggtttgatgtctatcctcagctgctgtgtagagaagttctgacgggacgctgttactgggaggtccagaggagaggaacagtttctgtatcagtgagctACAGAAAaatcagcaggaaaggaaaCTCTTATGACTGTGTGGTTGGATtgaacgatcattcctggagtctggactgttcTGATGCTGGTCAGTACGATGTCTATCACAATAAGAGAGAcacatcttcctcctcttcctcagtctctgacagagtAGCCGTGtatgtggacgttcctgctggaactctgtccttctacagcgtctcctctgacagactgatccacctccacaccttcaacaccacattcactgaacctctctatcctgggttcaggttctggttttGGCCGGGTTCTGGTgcttcagtgtctctgtgttga